The Devosia sp. A16 genome includes a window with the following:
- a CDS encoding HAD family hydrolase yields MSPTVPTAPLRPFSAIVFDMDGTLLDTEMVFKEIVWDVSTELGFEMTEAVHHAMVGSSHETTNRLLVEAYGVSFPYTLFDEKCRVLMKAKMNEAVPVKSGVHELLAELKARRIPAAVATSSRSAHALGHLGGAGILEKFETVVTRDDVTNPKPHPEPYLMAARRLGIEPSLCIAVEDSHTGVRAAHAAGLQTIMVPDIVAPSDEISALCVAVMHSLHDLRTAAFTKA; encoded by the coding sequence ATGTCCCCCACTGTTCCGACCGCTCCGCTCCGCCCGTTCTCCGCCATTGTCTTCGATATGGATGGCACGCTCCTCGATACCGAGATGGTGTTCAAGGAGATCGTGTGGGATGTGAGCACCGAACTGGGCTTCGAAATGACCGAGGCGGTGCACCACGCGATGGTCGGCTCCAGCCACGAGACCACCAACCGGCTGCTGGTCGAAGCCTATGGCGTCAGTTTCCCCTACACGCTGTTCGACGAGAAGTGCCGGGTGCTGATGAAGGCCAAGATGAACGAGGCCGTGCCGGTGAAGAGCGGCGTGCATGAACTGCTCGCCGAGCTCAAGGCGCGGCGCATCCCGGCGGCGGTCGCCACATCGTCGCGCTCGGCCCACGCGCTTGGGCACCTCGGCGGCGCCGGCATCCTCGAAAAGTTCGAGACGGTGGTGACTCGCGACGACGTGACCAACCCCAAGCCGCATCCCGAGCCCTACCTGATGGCGGCCAGGCGGTTGGGGATCGAGCCGAGCCTCTGTATTGCGGTGGAAGACTCCCATACCGGGGTCCGCGCCGCGCATGCGGCGGGGCTGCAGACCATCATGGTGCCCGATATCGTCGCCCCCTCCGACGAGATCAGCGCACTCTGCGTGGCGGTGATGCACAGTCTCCACGACCTCAGGACTGCGGCATTCACGAAGGCCTGA
- a CDS encoding J domain-containing protein: MTVFDPYEVLGVGKTARPADIKQAYRRKVQVAHPDRGGDPEHFVVVVRAFGLLSDPDSRRLFDETGIIDDEAVTSYRREVAAILADMFDAAVETAIATRLKLENVDFIAQMAAAVETGLVDARLSLTRTDTEIGALQTLRARIRRTDDDRNLFAERLDAQVAAKAEQHRTIKRRVAMLETALAELGNYESEIELIAALEAEG; encoded by the coding sequence ATGACTGTGTTCGATCCCTATGAGGTGCTGGGCGTCGGCAAGACCGCTCGCCCCGCCGACATCAAGCAGGCCTACCGCCGCAAAGTGCAGGTCGCCCACCCCGACCGGGGCGGCGACCCGGAGCATTTTGTCGTTGTGGTGCGGGCCTTTGGCCTCCTCTCCGATCCCGACTCGCGCCGGCTGTTCGACGAGACCGGCATCATCGACGACGAGGCGGTGACCAGCTATCGCCGCGAGGTGGCGGCGATCCTCGCCGACATGTTCGATGCCGCGGTCGAAACCGCCATCGCCACCCGGCTGAAACTCGAGAACGTCGATTTCATCGCCCAGATGGCGGCCGCCGTCGAGACCGGCCTGGTCGACGCGCGGCTGTCGCTCACCCGCACCGATACCGAGATCGGCGCCCTGCAAACGCTGCGCGCCCGCATCCGCCGCACCGACGACGACCGCAACCTCTTCGCCGAACGGCTCGACGCCCAGGTGGCTGCCAAGGCCGAACAGCACCGCACCATCAAGCGCCGCGTCGCCATGCTGGAAACGGCGCTCGCCGAACTCGGCAATTACGAGAGCGAAATCGAACTGATCGCGGCGCTGGAAGCCGAGGGGTAG
- a CDS encoding DUF1810 domain-containing protein: MFEHFVAAQDAVYAQVLAELRAGRKQTHWMWFIFPQLTALGRSATALRYGIADIEEARAYLMHPVLGARLRECTESVAAMTGKTAHEIFGSPDDMKLRSSMTLFAHAAEDAAPFRRVLERYYGGVEDAVTVGIIGQ; encoded by the coding sequence ATGTTCGAGCATTTCGTTGCCGCACAGGACGCAGTCTATGCCCAGGTGCTGGCCGAGCTCCGCGCCGGGCGGAAACAGACGCACTGGATGTGGTTCATCTTCCCGCAGCTCACGGCCCTCGGCCGCAGCGCCACGGCCTTGCGGTACGGCATCGCCGATATCGAGGAGGCCCGGGCGTATCTCATGCATCCGGTGCTGGGGGCGCGGCTCCGTGAGTGCACCGAGAGCGTCGCGGCGATGACCGGCAAGACAGCGCACGAGATCTTCGGCTCGCCCGATGACATGAAGCTCCGCTCGTCGATGACGCTGTTCGCGCATGCGGCGGAGGACGCAGCGCCGTTCCGGCGGGTGCTGGAGCGGTACTATGGTGGGGTGGAGGATGCGGTGACGGTGGGCATCATTGGCCAGTGA
- a CDS encoding alpha/beta fold hydrolase, whose amino-acid sequence MKTALLAAALALGFAGAAQAETARINGLDMYYEVHGEGEPIVLLHGAYMSIESNWAGLIPTLAKEHKVIAVELQSHGHTSDRDTPITYEGMSNDVAALLDELKIDKAALFGFSMGGGVAIRFAIDHPEKVTRIVAASAGYKYDEETMGPDFMKMIDTITPEMFAGTPFETEYKRLNPHPEHFPVLVEKLKQLDLTPFDWSAEFAKISVPSLYIYGDADIVGLDYIAKHHQAAGGIVNGDMLGLPKTQLLVLPGTSHINVFFNPANVEIMKAVVPAFLKQELPAKPSFPG is encoded by the coding sequence ATGAAGACCGCCCTTCTTGCCGCCGCCCTTGCCCTCGGCTTTGCCGGCGCCGCCCAGGCCGAAACCGCCAGGATCAACGGCCTCGACATGTACTACGAGGTGCATGGCGAGGGCGAGCCGATCGTGCTGCTGCACGGCGCTTATATGTCGATCGAGAGCAACTGGGCCGGACTGATCCCCACCCTCGCCAAGGAGCACAAGGTGATCGCCGTCGAGCTGCAGAGCCACGGCCACACCAGCGATCGCGATACCCCGATCACCTATGAGGGGATGTCGAACGACGTGGCGGCGCTGCTCGACGAACTGAAGATCGACAAGGCCGCTCTGTTCGGCTTCTCGATGGGCGGCGGCGTCGCCATCCGCTTCGCCATCGATCATCCCGAAAAGGTCACCCGCATCGTCGCCGCCTCGGCCGGCTACAAATATGACGAGGAGACCATGGGGCCCGACTTCATGAAGATGATCGACACCATCACCCCCGAGATGTTCGCCGGCACCCCGTTCGAAACCGAATACAAGCGTCTCAACCCGCATCCCGAGCACTTCCCGGTGCTGGTCGAAAAGCTGAAGCAGCTCGATCTCACGCCCTTCGACTGGTCGGCCGAGTTCGCCAAGATCAGCGTGCCCTCGCTCTATATCTACGGTGATGCCGATATCGTCGGGCTCGACTATATCGCCAAGCACCACCAGGCGGCCGGCGGCATCGTCAACGGCGACATGCTCGGCCTGCCCAAGACCCAGCTGCTGGTCCTCCCCGGCACCAGCCACATCAACGTCTTCTTCAACCCGGCCAATGTCGAGATCATGAAGGCAGTGGTCCCGGCCTTCCTGAAGCAGGAACTCCCGGCCAAGCCGAGCTTCCCGGGCTGA